A genomic region of Kribbella sp. NBC_00382 contains the following coding sequences:
- the lon gene encoding endopeptidase La: MTETLNLPVLPLDDVVVLPGMVVPVRLADTEARAAIDAAQASGTDQVLLVPRLDGKYAKAGTLGEIEQIGRLPGGAQAAVIRGVARVLIGAGTTGPGAALWVGATVLDEITDSKSGDLARDYKALVTTVLERREAWQVINSVKQVTSPAELSDLAGYASYLTNEQKSWLLETSDVSERLTKLIGWVKDHLAELEVSETIQKDVQEGMEKQQREFLLRQQMAAIRKELAELDGKAESEEEDYRARVEAADLPEHVRKAALTEVDKLERTAEQSPEVGWIRTWLDTVLELPWNERTEDGYDLRGARAILDADHAGLDDVKERITEYLAVRSRRAERGLGVVGGRRSGAVLALVGPPGVGKTSLGESVARAMGRKFVRVALGGVRDEAEIRGHRRTYVGALPGRIVRAITEAGSMNPVVLLDEIDKVGADYRGDPTAALLEVLDPAQNHTFRDHYLEVELDLSDVVFLATANVLDSIPAPLLDRMELVQLDGYTEDEKVTIARDHLLPRQLDRAGLSVEEVAIDDSALRLLAGEYTREAGVRQLERSIARVLRKVTAKLALGEELGSLTISAADLKGYLGSPKFTPDSAERTALPGVATGLAVTGAGGDVLFIEASLADKETGPTGVTLTGQLGDVMKESAQIALSYLRSHGAELGLPVGDLAERNTHIHVPAGAVPKDGPSAGVTMTTALASLLSGRPVRSEVAMTGEVSLTGRVLPIGGVKQKLLAAHRAGLTTILIPKRNEPDLEDVPESVLKELTVHPVSDVREVLELALEPAQVDARQFAA, encoded by the coding sequence GTCCTGCCGGGAATGGTCGTGCCGGTCCGGTTGGCCGACACCGAGGCACGCGCCGCCATCGATGCCGCACAGGCTTCCGGCACGGACCAGGTACTCCTGGTGCCGCGACTGGACGGAAAATATGCCAAGGCCGGGACGCTCGGCGAGATAGAGCAGATCGGCAGGTTGCCCGGCGGAGCCCAGGCAGCCGTCATCCGGGGTGTCGCCCGGGTCCTGATCGGCGCGGGGACCACTGGTCCCGGTGCGGCCCTGTGGGTCGGCGCGACGGTGCTGGACGAGATCACTGACAGCAAGTCGGGCGACCTCGCCCGCGACTACAAGGCCCTGGTGACGACCGTGTTGGAGCGCCGCGAGGCGTGGCAGGTCATCAACTCGGTGAAGCAGGTGACCAGCCCGGCGGAGCTGTCCGACCTGGCCGGCTACGCCTCTTACCTGACCAACGAGCAGAAGAGCTGGCTGCTGGAGACCTCTGACGTCTCCGAGCGGCTGACCAAGCTGATCGGTTGGGTCAAGGACCACTTGGCCGAGCTCGAGGTCTCCGAGACGATCCAGAAGGACGTCCAGGAGGGCATGGAGAAGCAGCAGCGGGAGTTCCTGCTGCGCCAGCAGATGGCCGCGATCCGCAAGGAACTGGCCGAGCTGGACGGCAAGGCCGAGTCCGAGGAAGAGGACTACCGCGCCCGCGTCGAGGCCGCCGACCTGCCCGAGCACGTCCGCAAGGCCGCGCTCACCGAGGTCGACAAGCTGGAACGTACGGCGGAGCAGTCCCCCGAGGTCGGCTGGATCCGCACCTGGCTGGACACCGTGCTCGAGCTGCCGTGGAACGAGCGGACCGAGGACGGCTACGACCTCCGCGGGGCCAGGGCGATCCTGGACGCGGACCACGCGGGCCTGGACGACGTCAAGGAGCGCATCACCGAGTACCTGGCCGTACGCAGCCGCAGGGCTGAGCGCGGACTGGGTGTGGTCGGTGGACGCCGCAGTGGCGCAGTACTGGCTCTAGTGGGTCCTCCTGGTGTGGGTAAGACCTCGCTGGGTGAGTCCGTGGCGCGTGCGATGGGCCGTAAGTTCGTCCGGGTCGCACTGGGCGGCGTACGGGACGAGGCCGAGATCCGCGGTCACCGCCGGACGTACGTCGGGGCACTGCCCGGGCGGATCGTCAGGGCGATCACCGAGGCGGGTTCGATGAACCCCGTCGTACTGCTGGACGAGATCGACAAGGTGGGTGCGGACTACCGGGGTGACCCGACCGCTGCTCTGCTGGAGGTCCTGGACCCGGCGCAGAACCACACCTTCCGGGACCACTACCTGGAGGTCGAGCTGGACCTGTCCGACGTGGTGTTCCTGGCCACGGCGAACGTGCTCGACTCGATCCCGGCACCGCTGCTCGACCGGATGGAGCTCGTCCAGCTGGACGGCTACACCGAGGACGAGAAGGTCACCATCGCCCGCGACCACCTGCTCCCGCGTCAGCTGGACCGGGCCGGTCTGTCGGTCGAAGAGGTAGCCATCGACGACTCGGCCCTGCGGTTGCTGGCCGGCGAGTACACCCGCGAGGCCGGCGTACGGCAGCTCGAGCGCTCCATTGCCCGAGTACTGCGGAAGGTGACGGCCAAGCTCGCCCTGGGCGAGGAACTGGGGTCGCTGACCATCAGTGCCGCTGACCTCAAGGGCTACTTGGGATCACCGAAGTTCACGCCGGACTCAGCAGAGCGCACTGCACTGCCGGGTGTGGCCACTGGACTGGCAGTGACGGGTGCCGGCGGTGACGTGCTCTTCATCGAGGCGTCGCTGGCGGACAAGGAGACCGGCCCGACCGGGGTCACGTTGACGGGGCAGCTCGGCGACGTGATGAAGGAGTCGGCGCAGATCGCGTTGTCCTACCTGCGGTCGCACGGTGCGGAGTTGGGGCTGCCGGTCGGCGATCTGGCCGAGCGGAACACCCACATCCACGTGCCGGCTGGCGCGGTACCGAAGGATGGTCCGTCCGCTGGTGTCACGATGACGACGGCGCTCGCGTCGCTGCTGTCGGGACGGCCGGTGCGCTCCGAGGTCGCGATGACCGGTGAGGTGTCGCTGACCGGACGGGTGCTCCCGATCGGTGGCGTGAAGCAGAAGCTGCTCGCCGCCCACCGGGCCGGACTGACCACGATCCTGATCCCGAAGCGGAACGAGCCGGATCTGGAGGACGTGCCGGAGTCGGTGCTCAAGGAGCTGACGGTTCACCCCGTGAGCGATGTCCGTGAGGTGCTGGAACTGGCGCTGGAACCGGCCCAGGTGGACGCGCGGCAGTTCGCCGCCTGA